A single region of the Anguilla rostrata isolate EN2019 chromosome 11, ASM1855537v3, whole genome shotgun sequence genome encodes:
- the lemd1 gene encoding LEM domain-containing protein 1 isoform X2: protein MRVKCGSPLVCIPLWDPDPRGDPSACADRPVVPGGTSPCGSREGSRGGPPSPAPTTYPPSSPSVFASASTSVSSSFSITQMVEELESRSPHSSSRAAPESRSSRGCERRPWDREQAGVRRMDKCTMTGRSPLAGLGSSASRHQLKTPVPDFLTEMFPDADRTPTGISATRRRPIKGAAGRPVRYKYPDLPLSPASLERRELQRRLVPVWVQVLVFLGVAGLLYLVYGAMETGLENPFAALLENLSQGAELAEEEPPPLPEPQDVPANLLAEEY, encoded by the exons ATG AGAGTGAAGTGTGGCTCTCCTTTGGTGTGCATCCCCCTATGGGACCCTGACCCCCGGGGTGACCCCAGCGCCTGTGCGGACCGGCCCGTGGTGCCAGGG GGGACGTCGCCATGTGGGTCCCGGGAGGGCAGTCGGGGtggccccccctctcccgcccccaccacctaccccccctcctccccgtccGTCTTTgcctccgcctccacctccgTCTCGTCCAGCTTCAGCATCACCCAGATGGTGGAGG AGCTGGAGAGCAGGAGTCCGCACTcgtccagcagggcggcgccagAGAGCAGATCCAGCCGGGGGTGTGAGCGGAGGCCgtgggacagggagcaggcG GGCGTGAGGAGGATGGACAAGTGCACCATGACGGGCAGGTCCCCACTCGCCGGCCTGGGGTCGTCTGCATCCCGGCACCAGCTGAAG ACCCCGGTGCCCGATTTTCTGACTGAGATGTTTCCGGATGCAGATCGCACACCGACCGGGATCAG TGCCACGCGGCGGCGGCCGATTAAGGGGGCCGCGGGACGGCCCGTGCGGTACAAGTACCCCGACCTGCCCCTGAGCCCCGCCTCGCTGGAGAGGAGGGAGCTGCAGCGGCGGCTGGTCCCCGTCTGGGTCCAGGTCCTGGTCTTCCTGGGCGTGGCCGGCCTGCTCTACCTGGTCTACGGCGCCATGGAGACGGGCCTGGAGAACCCCTTCGCCGCGCTGCTGGAGAACCTGagccagggggcggagcttgccGAAGAGGAGCCGCCGCCCCTTCCCGAGCCGCAGGACGTTCCCGCCAACCTGCTCGCCGAGGAGTActga
- the LOC135235227 gene encoding N-fatty-acyl-amino acid synthase/hydrolase PM20D1.2-like isoform X1, protein MTGQSTRKRLWKFAKITCLSLTFLLAVLLLVAGIRTMSLDVNAGLQLANWENTSAVAPDISHQQREQLLASFKAAIRIPTVSFSETDQNTTALAEFNILLKRAFPIVFSSELVKHEVVASYSHLFWVPGSDPALTPYMLLAHIDVVPAAESDGWEAPPFSAEEIDGFIYGRGTIDNKQSVMGILQALEYLLERGYRPRRGFYIGLGHDEEVSGREGAANIVKVLKSRGVKLAYVLDEGLGVLDGIISGLDGPAALIGITEKGMANVKLSVTTAPGHSSMPPRESSIGILAAAVTRLEVNQMPRLFGYGPERGTFEHLAHKFGLPLKFIMSNIWLFSPLLGRVMERKPDTNAFVRTTLAVTMFNSGVKINVIPPYAEAFVNLRIHSSQTVQEVLDLIRSTVGDERVKVELVNGFDPLPVSAYDETAFGYQIIKKTTLDMFPQLTVAPGVCVGNTDSRHYVDLTTDIYRYAPTWFKPGDPGRFHGVNERISANNYEELVKFYFLLFQNCDITKLPETHGSDHELTGRCLRT, encoded by the exons ATGACGGGCCAGTCCACGAGGAAACGCCTTTGGAAATTCGCGAAAATAACATGTCTGAGTTTGACATTTctgctggctgtgctgctgctcgtGGCGGGGATCAGGACCATGTCGTTGGACGTGAACGCGGGGCTTCAGTTGGCGAACTGGGAAAACACGAGTGCCGTTGCTCCCGATATCAGTCATCAACAGAGAGAGCAACTCTTGGCAAGTTTCAAAG CGGCGATTCGGATTCCCACCGTGTCTTTCAGTGAAACGGACCAGAACACCACTGCGCTCGCGGAGTTCAACATTTTGCTGAAAAGAG CGTTCCCCATAGTGTTCTCCTCTGAGCTGGTCAAGCATGAAGTGGTGGCCAGTTACAGCCACCTGTTCTGGGTGCCCGGCTCGGACCCCGCCCTGACGCCCTACATGCTGCTCGCGCACATCGACGTGGTGCCGGCCGCGGAGAGCGACGGTTGGGAGGCCCCGCCCTTTTCCGCCGAGGAGATCGACGGTTTCATCTACGGCCGCGGCACCATCGACAACAAGCAGTCCGTCATG GGCATCCTGCAGGCGCTGGAGTACCTGTTGGAGAGAGGGTACCGGCCCCGACGGGGGTTCTACATCGGCCTGGGGCACGACGAAGAG GTGAGTGGCCGGGAAGGTGCTGCAAATATCGTGAAGGTGCTGAAGTCTCGTGGGGTGAAGCTGGCGTATGTCCTGGATGAGGGCCTGGGCGTGCTGGACGGGATTATCAGCGGTCTGGATGGGCCTGCAGCTCT CATTGGGATCACTGAGAAGGGCATGGCCAACGTGAAGCTGAGCGTCACCACCGCCCCTGGCCACTCCTCTATGCCCCCCAGGGAGTCCAGCATCGGCATCCTGGCTGCCGCGGTGACCAG attAGAGGTGAACCAGATGCCTCGCCTGTTTGGCTATGGCCCCGAGCGAGGGACCTTTGAACACTTGGCCCACAAG TTTGGACTTCCTCTCAAGTTCATTATGTCCAACATCTGGCTGTTTTCCCCTTTACTTGGCAG GGTAATGGAGCGAAAACCAGACACAAACGCCTTTGTCCGAACAACACTCGCCGTCACCATGTTTAACTCTGGCGTGAAG ATTAATGTCATCCCTCCATACGCCGAAGCCTTCGTAAATCTGCGCATTCACTCTTCGCAGACGGTGCAAGAG gTTCTGGATCTGATCCGGTCCACGGTGGGTGACGAGCGGGTGAAGGTGGAGCTGGTGAACGGGTTCGACCCGCTCCCTGTCAGTGCGTACGACGAGACGGCGTTCGGGTACCAGATCATTAAGAAGACGACGCTGGACATGTTCCCCCAGCTCACCGTGGCACCTG GCGTGTGTGTTGGAAACACAGACAGCCGCCACTACGTCGACCTGACCACAGACATTTACCGATACGCTCCTACCTGGTTTAAACCTGGAGACCCAGGCAG GTTCCACGGCGTGAACGAGAGGATATCCGCCAACAACTATGAGGAGCTGGTGAAGTTCTACTTCCTGCTATTCcagaactgtgacatcacaaagctgCCGGAGACGCACGGCAGCGACCATGAact
- the LOC135235227 gene encoding N-fatty-acyl-amino acid synthase/hydrolase PM20D1.2-like isoform X2 has product MTGQSTRKRLWKFAKITCLSLTFLLAVLLLVAGIRTMSLDVNAGLQLANWENTSAVAPDISHQQREQLLASFKAAIRIPTVSFSETDQNTTALAEFNILLKRAFPIVFSSELVKHEVVASYSHLFWVPGSDPALTPYMLLAHIDVVPAAESDGWEAPPFSAEEIDGFIYGRGTIDNKQSVMGILQALEYLLERGYRPRRGFYIGLGHDEEVSGREGAANIVKVLKSRGVKLAYVLDEGLGVLDGIISGLDGPAALIGITEKGMANVKLSVTTAPGHSSMPPRESSIGILAAAVTRLEVNQMPRLFGYGPERGTFEHLAHKFGLPLKFIMSNIWLFSPLLGRVMERKPDTNAFVRTTLAVTMFNSGVKINVIPPYAEAFVNLRIHSSQTVQEVLDLIRSTVGDERVKVELVNGFDPLPVSAYDETAFGYQIIKKTTLDMFPQLTVAPGVCVGNTDSRHYVDLTTDIYRYAPTWFKPGDPGRFHGVNERISANNYEELVKFYFLLFQNCDITKLPETHGSDHEL; this is encoded by the exons ATGACGGGCCAGTCCACGAGGAAACGCCTTTGGAAATTCGCGAAAATAACATGTCTGAGTTTGACATTTctgctggctgtgctgctgctcgtGGCGGGGATCAGGACCATGTCGTTGGACGTGAACGCGGGGCTTCAGTTGGCGAACTGGGAAAACACGAGTGCCGTTGCTCCCGATATCAGTCATCAACAGAGAGAGCAACTCTTGGCAAGTTTCAAAG CGGCGATTCGGATTCCCACCGTGTCTTTCAGTGAAACGGACCAGAACACCACTGCGCTCGCGGAGTTCAACATTTTGCTGAAAAGAG CGTTCCCCATAGTGTTCTCCTCTGAGCTGGTCAAGCATGAAGTGGTGGCCAGTTACAGCCACCTGTTCTGGGTGCCCGGCTCGGACCCCGCCCTGACGCCCTACATGCTGCTCGCGCACATCGACGTGGTGCCGGCCGCGGAGAGCGACGGTTGGGAGGCCCCGCCCTTTTCCGCCGAGGAGATCGACGGTTTCATCTACGGCCGCGGCACCATCGACAACAAGCAGTCCGTCATG GGCATCCTGCAGGCGCTGGAGTACCTGTTGGAGAGAGGGTACCGGCCCCGACGGGGGTTCTACATCGGCCTGGGGCACGACGAAGAG GTGAGTGGCCGGGAAGGTGCTGCAAATATCGTGAAGGTGCTGAAGTCTCGTGGGGTGAAGCTGGCGTATGTCCTGGATGAGGGCCTGGGCGTGCTGGACGGGATTATCAGCGGTCTGGATGGGCCTGCAGCTCT CATTGGGATCACTGAGAAGGGCATGGCCAACGTGAAGCTGAGCGTCACCACCGCCCCTGGCCACTCCTCTATGCCCCCCAGGGAGTCCAGCATCGGCATCCTGGCTGCCGCGGTGACCAG attAGAGGTGAACCAGATGCCTCGCCTGTTTGGCTATGGCCCCGAGCGAGGGACCTTTGAACACTTGGCCCACAAG TTTGGACTTCCTCTCAAGTTCATTATGTCCAACATCTGGCTGTTTTCCCCTTTACTTGGCAG GGTAATGGAGCGAAAACCAGACACAAACGCCTTTGTCCGAACAACACTCGCCGTCACCATGTTTAACTCTGGCGTGAAG ATTAATGTCATCCCTCCATACGCCGAAGCCTTCGTAAATCTGCGCATTCACTCTTCGCAGACGGTGCAAGAG gTTCTGGATCTGATCCGGTCCACGGTGGGTGACGAGCGGGTGAAGGTGGAGCTGGTGAACGGGTTCGACCCGCTCCCTGTCAGTGCGTACGACGAGACGGCGTTCGGGTACCAGATCATTAAGAAGACGACGCTGGACATGTTCCCCCAGCTCACCGTGGCACCTG GCGTGTGTGTTGGAAACACAGACAGCCGCCACTACGTCGACCTGACCACAGACATTTACCGATACGCTCCTACCTGGTTTAAACCTGGAGACCCAGGCAG GTTCCACGGCGTGAACGAGAGGATATCCGCCAACAACTATGAGGAGCTGGTGAAGTTCTACTTCCTGCTATTCcagaactgtgacatcacaaagctgCCGGAGACGCACGGCAGCGACCATGAactgtga
- the lemd1 gene encoding LEM domain-containing protein 1 isoform X1: protein MPVFAQDPAQFSKQRLKLELVANNVDLPPGESKKQVYLDLYMKYVSKKGAADFSSDEEDHVQGNNVEDPSVQEEAEEAERQEQEADEMDVAQLTDDELKAQLLQFGVKVGPIVASTRALYERKLQRLLDPAALPDQNGTNEADQYSDSEEDEEEEDNPGGECEDPGPEPVAVAVVTGSRRGQLGSKQTPVPDFLTEMFPDADRTPTGISATRRRPIKGAAGRPVRYKYPDLPLSPASLERRELQRRLVPVWVQVLVFLGVAGLLYLVYGAMETGLENPFAALLENLSQGAELAEEEPPPLPEPQDVPANLLAEEY from the exons ATGCCCGTGTTCGCCCAGGATCCGGCTCAGTTCTCTAAGCAGAGGCTGAAGCTGGAGTTGGTCGCCAACAATGTGGACCTGCCTCCGGGGGAGAGTAAGAAACAGGTGTACCTGGATCTGTACATGAAATACGTGTCCAAGAAGGGCGCCGCCGATTTCTCCAGCGATGAGGAGGACCATGTGCAAGGAAACAACGTC GAGGACCCCAGCGTGCAGGAGGAAGCGGAAGAGGCGGAACGGCAGGAGCAGGAAGCGGACGAGATGGACGTCGCCCAGCTGACGGACGATGAGCTGAAGGCACAGCTCCTGCAGTTTGGGGTGAAGGTCGGCCCGATCGTAG CCTCCACTCGGGCTCTGTATGAGAGGAAGTTGCAGAGGCTACTGGATCCAGCTGCGCTGCCTGACCAGAACGGCACCAACGAGGCCGACCAGTACTCCGACagcgaggaagatgaggaggaagaggataaTCCAG GTGGCGAGTGCGAAGACCCGGGTCCGGAGCCGGTGGCCGTCGCCGTGGTGACGGGTTCGAGGCGCGGCCAGCTGGGAAGCAAGCAG ACCCCGGTGCCCGATTTTCTGACTGAGATGTTTCCGGATGCAGATCGCACACCGACCGGGATCAG TGCCACGCGGCGGCGGCCGATTAAGGGGGCCGCGGGACGGCCCGTGCGGTACAAGTACCCCGACCTGCCCCTGAGCCCCGCCTCGCTGGAGAGGAGGGAGCTGCAGCGGCGGCTGGTCCCCGTCTGGGTCCAGGTCCTGGTCTTCCTGGGCGTGGCCGGCCTGCTCTACCTGGTCTACGGCGCCATGGAGACGGGCCTGGAGAACCCCTTCGCCGCGCTGCTGGAGAACCTGagccagggggcggagcttgccGAAGAGGAGCCGCCGCCCCTTCCCGAGCCGCAGGACGTTCCCGCCAACCTGCTCGCCGAGGAGTActga